Proteins encoded within one genomic window of Flavobacterium oreochromis:
- a CDS encoding Nif3-like dinuclear metal center hexameric protein, whose protein sequence is MVLNDIITILDEMAPLAYAEDFDNVGLLVGNKDLEVTGVLVCHDALETVIDEAMFKKCNLVVCFHPILFSGIKKITGKNYVERAILKAIKNDIAIYAVHTALDNHQEGVNKIFCKALGLQHTKILIPKPHFIQKLVTYTIPENVEQVRNALFEAGAGKIGNYESCSYNSKGTGTYKGNENSNPKIGERQEFIETEEVKIEVTFEKYRQGKILKALFKNHVYEEVAYEIYNLENLHQNIGLGMIGELETPMNGKEFLEFVKEKMQCGGIRHTDFTEKPIKKVAVLGGSGAFAIKNAIQNGVDAYLTADLKYHNFYEAENKILLADIGHFESERFTKKYIVDFLKKKICSFANYLSEDRIILSEINTNPVNYL, encoded by the coding sequence ATGGTGCTGAATGATATAATTACTATTTTAGATGAAATGGCTCCTTTAGCCTATGCAGAAGATTTTGATAATGTAGGTTTATTAGTTGGTAATAAAGATCTTGAAGTTACAGGTGTCTTAGTCTGTCATGACGCTTTGGAAACAGTAATTGATGAAGCTATGTTTAAAAAGTGTAATCTGGTGGTTTGTTTTCATCCTATACTATTTTCAGGTATTAAAAAAATTACAGGTAAAAATTATGTAGAAAGAGCTATTTTAAAAGCAATTAAAAATGATATTGCTATTTATGCTGTGCATACAGCATTGGATAACCATCAAGAAGGAGTTAATAAAATATTTTGTAAAGCTTTAGGGTTACAGCATACTAAAATTTTAATCCCAAAACCTCATTTTATTCAAAAGCTGGTTACGTATACTATTCCAGAAAATGTAGAGCAAGTTCGGAATGCCTTATTTGAAGCAGGAGCTGGTAAGATTGGTAATTATGAAAGTTGTAGCTATAATTCAAAAGGTACAGGGACTTATAAAGGAAATGAAAATAGTAATCCTAAAATAGGAGAGCGTCAGGAATTTATAGAAACAGAAGAAGTTAAAATAGAAGTGACATTTGAAAAATACAGACAAGGAAAAATATTGAAAGCCCTTTTTAAAAATCACGTTTATGAAGAAGTAGCCTATGAAATATATAATTTAGAAAATTTACACCAAAATATAGGGTTAGGAATGATAGGAGAACTAGAAACACCTATGAATGGAAAGGAATTTTTAGAATTTGTAAAAGAAAAGATGCAGTGTGGAGGTATTAGACATACTGATTTTACAGAAAAACCAATAAAAAAAGTAGCTGTTTTAGGAGGTTCAGGAGCTTTTGCAATTAAAAATGCTATTCAAAATGGGGTAGATGCGTATCTAACAGCTGATTTGAAATATCATAACTTTTATGAGGCTGAAAATAAAATTTTATTGGCAGACATTGGACATTTTGAAAGCGAAAGATTTACAAAAAAATATATTGTTGATTTTCTTAAGAAAAAAATTTGTAGTTTTGCGAACTATTTGTCGGAAGACAGAATTATATTATCTGAAATAAATACAAATCCAGTTAATTACTTGTAG
- the lpxK gene encoding tetraacyldisaccharide 4'-kinase, whose translation MKTLRKLLFPFSLLYGLITNIRNYLYDKGFLKSYNFDIPIIAVGNLSVGGTGKTPQIEYLVRLLSDRYKVATLSRGYKRKSEGFILANENVTSEILGDEPYQFFQKFPNIKVAVDANRKEGIKKLLSLQDQPEVILLDDAFQHRKVKAGFYIMLSSYDDLFYNDCMLPTGNLRENKKGATRADMIIITKCPEEINEIAKDKIIEKVKKFSKKATPIYFSYIGYDEKVFNEKGAINILSLEQDCLVISGIAKPEPFFNFLKVKKENQMVFSDHHNFTASDLKTILNRASGRKIITTEKDYVRLKGKLPNEQLYYLPIKSILSKENILFESEILNYVGKSTRNR comes from the coding sequence ATGAAAACGCTTAGAAAACTACTTTTTCCCTTTTCTTTATTATATGGTTTAATAACCAATATTCGAAATTATTTATATGATAAAGGATTTTTAAAATCATATAACTTTGATATTCCCATTATTGCAGTTGGTAATTTAAGTGTAGGAGGAACAGGTAAAACACCACAAATTGAATATTTAGTCCGTTTATTATCTGACCGATACAAAGTAGCAACATTAAGCCGCGGATATAAACGTAAATCAGAAGGTTTTATATTAGCTAATGAAAATGTTACAAGTGAAATATTAGGAGATGAGCCTTATCAATTTTTTCAAAAATTCCCTAATATTAAAGTAGCTGTAGATGCTAATAGAAAAGAAGGGATTAAAAAATTATTATCATTACAGGATCAACCAGAGGTTATTTTATTAGATGACGCATTTCAGCATAGAAAAGTAAAAGCTGGGTTTTATATAATGCTTTCTTCATATGATGACTTATTTTATAATGATTGCATGTTGCCAACCGGCAACTTGCGTGAAAATAAAAAGGGGGCTACAAGAGCTGACATGATAATTATCACAAAATGTCCTGAAGAAATTAATGAAATTGCAAAAGATAAAATAATAGAAAAGGTAAAGAAATTTTCTAAAAAAGCTACCCCTATTTATTTTTCTTATATAGGATATGACGAAAAAGTATTTAACGAGAAGGGAGCTATTAATATCTTATCTCTTGAACAAGATTGTCTTGTAATATCAGGGATTGCAAAACCTGAGCCTTTTTTTAATTTTTTGAAAGTAAAAAAAGAAAATCAAATGGTCTTTTCTGATCATCATAATTTTACAGCAAGTGATTTAAAAACTATTTTAAATCGTGCTTCAGGTAGAAAAATTATAACAACAGAAAAAGACTATGTTCGTTTAAAAGGAAAATTACCAAATGAACAGCTATATTATCTACCTATAAAAAGTATATTAAGTAAAGAAAATATATTATTTGAATCTGAAATTTTAAACTATGTGGGAAAAAGTACAAGAAACCGTTGA
- a CDS encoding purine-nucleoside phosphorylase: MWEKVQETVDYITNRINFEPEYGIILGSGLGGFTDDIEVEFILSYSEIPNFPVSTVEGHKGALVFGTIGSKKVVAMQGRFHYYEGYTMQEVTFPVRVMKYIGVNKLIVSNASGGVNTDYNVGSIVLLKDHVNMMPEHPLRGKNDERFGPRFVNMSEPYSRQMLSKAKEIANDLGITVHEGIYLALQGPTYETLAEYKMVKALGCDCVGMSTVPEVIVARHMELETFGISVITDMGDAENIDSVTHEEVLQAVKSTEPQIRKLIKEIISQY; encoded by the coding sequence ATGTGGGAAAAAGTACAAGAAACCGTTGATTACATTACAAATAGAATCAATTTTGAACCTGAATACGGTATCATTCTAGGTTCTGGATTAGGTGGTTTTACTGATGATATTGAAGTTGAGTTTATATTATCTTATAGTGAAATTCCTAATTTCCCTGTATCTACAGTAGAAGGGCATAAAGGAGCATTAGTATTCGGAACTATAGGTTCAAAAAAAGTGGTAGCAATGCAAGGACGTTTTCACTATTATGAAGGTTATACAATGCAGGAAGTTACTTTTCCTGTACGAGTTATGAAATACATTGGCGTAAACAAATTAATTGTTTCCAATGCTTCTGGTGGTGTAAATACTGATTACAATGTAGGCTCTATTGTTTTATTAAAAGATCATGTAAACATGATGCCTGAACACCCTTTACGTGGTAAAAATGATGAACGTTTTGGTCCTCGATTTGTAAACATGAGCGAACCCTATAGCAGACAAATGTTATCAAAAGCAAAAGAAATTGCAAATGATTTAGGAATTACAGTACATGAAGGAATTTATTTAGCATTACAGGGACCTACTTATGAAACCTTAGCTGAATATAAAATGGTAAAAGCTCTTGGCTGTGACTGTGTTGGAATGAGCACAGTACCAGAAGTTATTGTTGCTAGACACATGGAGCTAGAAACTTTTGGAATTTCAGTTATCACTGATATGGGGGATGCTGAAAATATAGACAGTGTAACGCACGAGGAAGTACTACAAGCAGTAAAAAGTACAGAACCTCAAATACGTAAATTAATAAAAGAAATAATTTCACAGTATTAA
- a CDS encoding tetratricopeptide repeat-containing hybrid sensor histidine kinase/response regulator, whose translation MNKIYLYILLFINLQISGFYDNRGTSIDSSYYYSEKALRFKDFKIYERALENANKSIVFAQKVANNASLANGYYTLGIIYLDFEKYDDAIEKFIRAISIYNTLEPSNKLALSYFKIGICHLHKANNIKAEAYFSKANSVYDNIDLPEAKVVLLLEKAKIYIEQKSLRLAEANLLKLLNSPHTKEIDKNRSEIFFQLGIIKRKEKKNIAALEYFKKSYLLSKKQKNACLQLRSTEELSKIYEAASLTNNSLLFLKKHLHIKDSLEIVGELKNQHLINEQVKVDDLMKSMEKMDKDKKSQEKATQFSKLINILAIALITILSLLSLSLYKNNIIRNKSNELLREKNNELKIAKERIEKASKARTEFLSTVSHELRTPLNAINGISHLLLEENPKKSQIEYLKSLKFSGNYLLTYINEILEINRIESNNIEIELINFNFRELVNNIHKSLKELAEQNNNLFRLEIDERIPKNLIGDTTKISQIFINLINNALKFTKNGEVIFIAKLLSEDKNFCNIHFEIKDTGIGIPENKQEEIFESFSQGSVEINRKYGGTGLGLTIVKRLVALMKGNIKVESTVDKGSRFYFDLKLEKGPSEIEISDQALNNEIFIGKKVLLVEDNKINQMITKKILEKKKMLVTLCETGEDSIEMMRKNHYDITLMDVHLPGINGTIATEKIRKFDDETPIIALTAISLNENREMLLSYGMTDVITKPFNPDDFYKIIETNLV comes from the coding sequence ATGAACAAAATATATTTATATATACTTCTTTTTATTAATTTACAAATTTCAGGATTTTATGATAATAGAGGCACTTCTATAGACAGTTCTTATTATTATTCTGAAAAGGCATTGCGTTTTAAAGATTTTAAGATTTATGAAAGAGCTTTAGAAAATGCAAATAAATCAATTGTCTTTGCACAAAAAGTAGCTAATAATGCTTCACTTGCAAATGGTTATTATACTTTAGGAATTATTTATTTGGATTTCGAAAAGTATGATGATGCTATAGAAAAGTTTATCCGAGCCATTTCTATTTACAATACCTTAGAGCCATCTAATAAATTGGCTTTATCTTATTTTAAAATAGGGATTTGTCATTTACATAAAGCAAATAATATAAAAGCAGAAGCTTATTTTAGTAAAGCTAACTCAGTATATGATAATATAGATTTGCCAGAAGCAAAAGTTGTATTATTATTAGAAAAAGCCAAAATTTATATTGAACAAAAGAGTTTAAGATTAGCTGAAGCTAATTTATTAAAACTATTAAACAGTCCTCATACAAAAGAAATTGATAAAAATAGATCAGAAATTTTTTTTCAATTGGGTATTATAAAGCGTAAGGAAAAGAAAAATATAGCTGCTTTAGAATATTTTAAAAAATCTTATTTGTTAAGTAAAAAACAAAAGAATGCTTGCTTACAATTACGATCTACTGAAGAATTAAGTAAGATATATGAAGCAGCTTCTTTGACTAATAATTCTTTATTGTTTTTAAAAAAACATCTTCATATTAAAGATTCTTTGGAAATAGTTGGTGAACTCAAAAATCAACATTTAATCAATGAGCAGGTTAAAGTAGACGATTTAATGAAGTCAATGGAAAAAATGGATAAGGATAAGAAAAGTCAAGAAAAAGCTACTCAATTTTCGAAACTGATCAATATTTTAGCAATAGCACTTATTACAATCCTTTCATTGTTGAGTCTTTCTCTTTATAAGAATAATATTATTCGTAATAAATCTAATGAGCTACTAAGGGAAAAGAATAATGAATTAAAAATAGCAAAAGAAAGAATAGAAAAAGCATCTAAAGCTAGAACGGAATTTTTATCTACCGTAAGTCATGAGTTAAGAACGCCTTTAAACGCTATTAATGGTATTTCGCATTTATTATTAGAAGAAAATCCTAAAAAAAGCCAGATTGAATATTTAAAATCGTTAAAGTTTTCAGGGAATTATCTTTTGACTTATATAAATGAAATTTTAGAAATTAATAGAATTGAATCAAACAATATAGAAATAGAGCTGATTAATTTTAATTTTAGAGAACTAGTAAATAATATTCATAAGTCTCTAAAAGAATTAGCGGAGCAAAATAATAATCTTTTTAGATTAGAAATTGATGAAAGAATCCCAAAAAATTTAATTGGAGATACAACTAAAATATCCCAAATTTTTATTAATCTAATAAATAATGCTTTGAAATTTACAAAAAATGGAGAAGTTATATTTATTGCGAAATTACTTTCAGAAGATAAAAACTTCTGTAATATTCATTTTGAGATTAAAGATACAGGAATTGGAATACCAGAAAATAAACAAGAAGAAATTTTTGAAAGTTTTTCACAAGGATCAGTTGAAATAAACAGAAAATATGGTGGTACAGGATTAGGACTTACAATTGTAAAGCGATTAGTAGCCTTAATGAAAGGAAATATAAAAGTAGAAAGTACAGTAGATAAAGGTTCTCGATTTTATTTTGATTTAAAATTAGAAAAAGGACCTTCAGAAATAGAAATCTCAGATCAAGCATTAAATAATGAAATATTTATTGGTAAAAAAGTCTTACTTGTAGAAGATAATAAAATCAATCAAATGATTACAAAGAAAATATTAGAAAAGAAGAAAATGCTTGTAACCTTATGTGAAACAGGAGAAGATTCTATTGAAATGATGCGAAAAAACCATTATGATATAACTTTAATGGATGTTCACTTGCCAGGAATAAATGGTACAATTGCTACTGAAAAAATTAGAAAATTTGATGATGAAACACCTATTATTGCGCTAACGGCAATTTCTTTAAATGAAAATAGAGAAATGCTCTTATCATATGGTATGACAGATGTTATAACCAAACCGTTTAATCCCGATGATTTTTATAAGATCATCGAGACTAACTTAGTTTGA
- the gap gene encoding type I glyceraldehyde-3-phosphate dehydrogenase, with translation MKLDTKIRIAINGFGRIGRNLFRLLLNHPMIEVVAINDIADNRTMSHLLKYDSIHGVLPFDVSYNEDSIIIDEKVYAFFHEREIKNLNWSDLEIDFVIESTGKFKTYEEIYAHIKVGAKKVILSAPAEVDTIKTVVLGVNENILDGSEVIISNASCTTNNAAPMIKVVEELCGIEQAYITTVHSFTTDQSLHDQPHKDLRRARGASQSIVPTTTGAAKALTKIFPNLVGKIGGCGIRVPVPDGSLTDITFNVKKEVSIEEINQAFLDSSKNQLKNILAYTEDPIVSVDILGNTHSCLFDAQLTSVIDKMVKVVGWYDNEIGYSSRIINLIEYIIKK, from the coding sequence TTGAAACTTGATACGAAAATAAGAATTGCCATAAATGGTTTTGGGCGTATTGGTAGAAATCTATTTAGATTGTTACTTAATCATCCAATGATAGAAGTGGTTGCTATTAATGATATTGCAGACAATAGGACTATGTCTCATTTATTAAAATATGATAGTATACATGGTGTTTTACCTTTTGATGTTTCTTACAATGAAGATTCTATTATTATAGATGAAAAAGTCTATGCTTTTTTTCATGAAAGAGAAATAAAAAATTTGAATTGGAGCGATTTAGAGATTGATTTTGTTATTGAAAGTACAGGAAAATTTAAGACATATGAAGAAATATATGCTCATATTAAGGTAGGTGCTAAAAAAGTGATATTATCAGCACCGGCAGAAGTAGATACTATCAAGACAGTAGTTTTAGGAGTGAATGAGAATATTTTAGATGGAAGTGAAGTTATTATTTCTAATGCAAGTTGTACTACTAATAATGCTGCACCTATGATAAAAGTAGTAGAGGAATTGTGTGGTATTGAACAAGCTTATATTACTACTGTACATTCATTTACTACGGATCAGAGTTTGCATGATCAACCTCATAAAGACTTGCGTAGAGCAAGAGGAGCTTCGCAGTCTATAGTGCCTACAACAACGGGAGCAGCAAAGGCATTAACTAAAATATTCCCTAATTTAGTAGGAAAAATAGGCGGTTGTGGCATCAGAGTTCCTGTTCCAGATGGTTCTCTTACTGATATTACATTTAATGTTAAAAAAGAAGTTAGTATAGAAGAAATTAATCAAGCATTTCTTGATTCTTCTAAAAATCAATTAAAAAATATTTTAGCATATACAGAAGATCCAATAGTTTCGGTTGATATATTAGGTAATACCCATTCCTGTTTGTTTGATGCACAATTGACATCTGTAATAGATAAAATGGTAAAGGTAGTAGGGTGGTATGACAATGAAATAGGTTATTCTTCAAGAATTATTAATTTAATTGAATATATTATTAAAAAATAA
- the lipA gene encoding lipoyl synthase, with translation MDTINTSNILPTGKPKWLKVKLPIGQKYTELRGLVDKYKLNTICTSGSCPNMGECWGEGTATFMILGNVCTRSCGFCGVKTGRPEDIEWDEPEKVARSIKIMKIKHAVITSVDRDDIKDMGSIIWAETIKAIRRMNPQTTLETLIPDFQGVERNIDRIIEANPEVVSHNMETVRRLTREVRIQAKYDRSLAVLKYLKEKGIRRTKSGIMLGLGETEEEVYETIRDIRNQNVDIITIGQYLQPSKKHLPVKRYITPEEFTNYEKYAKELGFRHVESGALVRSSYHAEKHIL, from the coding sequence ATGGATACAATAAATACTTCAAATATACTCCCAACAGGAAAACCTAAATGGCTTAAAGTAAAACTTCCTATTGGTCAAAAATATACAGAGCTTAGAGGATTGGTAGATAAGTATAAACTTAATACAATTTGTACTTCAGGAAGTTGTCCTAACATGGGAGAATGTTGGGGAGAAGGGACTGCTACTTTTATGATTTTAGGAAATGTTTGTACAAGATCTTGTGGTTTCTGTGGTGTAAAAACAGGACGTCCAGAGGACATTGAATGGGATGAACCAGAAAAAGTAGCACGTTCTATTAAAATCATGAAAATTAAACATGCTGTTATTACTAGCGTTGATCGTGATGATATTAAAGATATGGGGTCTATTATTTGGGCAGAGACAATTAAGGCAATTCGTAGGATGAATCCTCAGACAACTTTAGAAACATTAATTCCCGATTTTCAGGGAGTTGAACGTAATATAGACAGAATTATAGAAGCTAATCCAGAAGTTGTATCGCACAATATGGAAACAGTTCGTCGTTTAACTAGAGAAGTGCGTATACAAGCTAAATATGACAGAAGTTTAGCTGTTTTAAAATATTTAAAAGAAAAAGGTATTCGTAGGACTAAATCTGGAATTATGTTAGGTTTAGGCGAAACAGAAGAAGAAGTTTACGAGACTATTCGTGATATTCGTAATCAAAATGTTGATATTATTACAATAGGCCAGTATTTACAGCCTAGTAAAAAACATTTACCAGTAAAACGTTATATTACTCCAGAAGAATTTACTAATTACGAAAAATATGCGAAAGAATTAGGTTTTCGTCATGTAGAAAGTGGTGCATTAGTACGTTCAAGCTATCATGCAGAAAAGCATATACTTTAG
- a CDS encoding IS982 family transposase translates to MLCKDKIISIFCLIDDILQGINHKEDIRRQVSDSEIILTAIVSSTSFYGNHSSAIQFMKQYGFIPNMLEKSRFNRRLHKIGKLLYELFEIVSCYFKDFCCEMQYIIDSFPVAICNNMRIANCKIVKEKKWRGYTASMRNYFYGVKVQLVTTKDGIPIAFHFTPGKTADAKALGKMIDKLPVEASIYGDSAYLDYGLEDAAFERKCISLKIQRKSNSKRIDTLEQKIEKLKMRKRVETTISDIKKLFPRTIHTVTLDGFLIKLTLFVFGLQLSKSIN, encoded by the coding sequence ATGCTTTGCAAAGACAAAATTATTTCAATTTTTTGTTTAATTGATGATATTTTACAAGGAATTAACCATAAAGAAGATATAAGAAGACAAGTAAGTGATAGCGAGATTATTCTAACAGCAATTGTTTCTTCAACAAGTTTTTATGGTAATCATAGCTCCGCTATCCAATTTATGAAGCAATATGGATTTATTCCTAATATGTTAGAAAAAAGCAGATTTAACAGACGTCTTCATAAAATAGGGAAGCTTCTTTATGAATTGTTTGAAATTGTAAGTTGTTATTTTAAAGATTTTTGCTGCGAAATGCAGTATATCATTGATTCTTTTCCAGTTGCTATATGTAATAATATGAGAATCGCAAATTGTAAAATAGTAAAAGAAAAGAAGTGGAGAGGATACACAGCCAGTATGAGAAATTATTTTTATGGAGTTAAAGTACAATTAGTAACTACAAAAGATGGAATTCCAATTGCTTTTCATTTCACACCAGGAAAAACAGCTGATGCAAAAGCTCTTGGGAAAATGATAGATAAATTACCTGTTGAAGCCTCAATTTATGGCGATAGTGCTTATTTAGATTATGGTTTGGAAGATGCTGCTTTTGAAAGAAAATGTATTTCTTTAAAAATTCAACGAAAATCTAATTCCAAAAGAATCGATACTTTAGAACAAAAAATAGAGAAATTAAAAATGAGAAAAAGAGTAGAAACAACTATCAGCGATATTAAAAAATTATTTCCAAGAACCATACATACTGTTACCTTGGATGGATTTCTAATAAAACTAACATTGTTTGTATTCGGATTACAATTAAGTAAATCAATCAACTAG